CCAGGGGGTTGTAGAAGCCCAGGCGCTCGATGAAGCGGCCGTCGCGACGCACGCGCTTGTCGGCGACGACGATGTTGAAGAAAGGACGGTGCTTGGAACCGCCGCGGGAGAGTCGAATGACGACCATGATTTATCCTTCGGGTGGGGATGAAGCACGTTCACAGAACGCGCATTTGTTCTTCCGGCGTTGAGACACGCGACTGGCCACCCGGCCAGCGACACGCTGAAAAGCCGACGATTATAACGTTTTCTCACCTTATGCTCACCATCCGCGCCAGCTCGGACCAGGACGTCCCTGCCATAGCCGCCATTTACGGCCACCACGTGCTCCATGGCACCGGCACTTTCGAGACCACGCCGCCCACCGAAACCGAGATGGCCGCCCGCCGCGCCGACGTGCTGGCCAAGGGCCTGCCCTACCTGGTGGCCGAGAACGCCGGCAAGGTGATCGGCTTCGCCTACTGCCAGTGGTTCAAGCCGCGGCCCGCCTACCGCTTTTCCGCCGAAGACTCGATCTACCTGCACCCGGATGCCGCCGGCCAGCGCCTGGGCAACAAGCTGCTGACTGAACTGGAAAAGCAGGCCGAGGCCGCCGGCGTGCGCAAGCTCATCGCC
The sequence above is a segment of the Ramlibacter agri genome. Coding sequences within it:
- a CDS encoding GNAT family N-acetyltransferase, whose protein sequence is MLTIRASSDQDVPAIAAIYGHHVLHGTGTFETTPPTETEMAARRADVLAKGLPYLVAENAGKVIGFAYCQWFKPRPAYRFSAEDSIYLHPDAAGQRLGNKLLTELEKQAEAAGVRKLIAVIGDSGNVRSIGVHRAVGFRHVGTISSCGWKFGKWLDIVMMEKSVGQGDRTPPQE